One Chitinophagaceae bacterium C216 genomic window carries:
- the lutR gene encoding HTH-type transcriptional regulator LutR, with the protein MLDKIKPIDKKSMAEYVELSLQKYFKDNNFKKGDPLPTEIELANALGVSRNVVREAISKFKMMGLIESKKKVGMIVSSPDITGTIEKMLYPSIMDDDTLQDLFELRLVLEMGIAELLFANITPKDIEELEEIVGKEEKAKHKSEGAFRINKEIAFHGKLYDISGNETLHRFQLLLLPVFEYVIKLEGKKYKSGSVTHRDLVEIIKKGDSNEFRKGMYEHLKPHFERMGQKFSK; encoded by the coding sequence ATGTTAGATAAAATAAAACCCATAGATAAAAAATCAATGGCTGAGTATGTGGAACTCAGCTTGCAAAAATATTTTAAGGATAATAATTTTAAAAAAGGAGATCCTTTACCCACTGAAATTGAATTGGCAAATGCTTTAGGTGTAAGCCGGAACGTAGTACGGGAGGCTATCAGTAAGTTTAAAATGATGGGACTTATAGAGAGTAAGAAAAAAGTGGGTATGATCGTTTCTAGTCCTGATATTACAGGAACAATAGAAAAAATGTTATATCCATCCATCATGGATGATGATACCCTGCAAGATTTATTTGAACTACGATTAGTGTTGGAGATGGGAATTGCCGAGCTTTTATTTGCAAATATTACTCCTAAGGATATAGAGGAGCTCGAAGAAATAGTGGGAAAAGAAGAAAAGGCTAAACATAAGTCAGAAGGGGCCTTTCGAATTAATAAAGAGATTGCTTTTCATGGAAAGCTGTATGATATTAGTGGCAATGAAACTTTGCATCGTTTTCAGCTATTATTACTTCCGGTATTTGAATATGTAATTAAGCTAGAGGGCAAAAAATATAAATCAGGGAGTGTTACGCATAGAGATTTGGTTGAGATTATAAAAAAAGGCGATAGTAATGAGTTCAGGAAGGGAATGTACGAGCATTTGAAGCCGCATTTCGAAAGGATGGGTCAGAAATTTTCTAAATAA
- the SIRT5 gene encoding NAD-dependent protein deacylase sirtuin-5, mitochondrial has translation MKKKLVVLSGAGISAESGLQTFRDSNGLWEGYDVTEVASPEGWKKNPALVLEFYNMRRRQALKAQPNAAHIGLADLEKDFNVHIITQNIDDLHERGGSTHVIHLHGEIFKMRSEKSLTPTYEIKGDIKLGDLAPDGGQLRPDIVWFGEAVPMIEKAAQITMGADIFVVIGTSLVVYPAAGLIDLVPPSKPIFVIDKHIPSVRNRGNITAIEKPATEGIKGLMEILKGMR, from the coding sequence ATGAAGAAAAAGCTGGTTGTATTGAGTGGTGCGGGCATTAGTGCCGAGAGTGGTTTGCAAACTTTCAGAGACAGTAATGGTTTGTGGGAGGGATATGATGTTACGGAAGTAGCATCGCCGGAGGGGTGGAAAAAGAACCCAGCATTGGTGCTTGAGTTCTACAATATGCGGCGCAGACAGGCATTAAAAGCTCAGCCGAATGCAGCTCATATTGGTCTTGCTGATTTAGAAAAAGATTTTAACGTACATATTATTACACAGAATATAGATGATTTGCATGAGCGTGGTGGCTCAACCCATGTTATTCATCTGCATGGAGAGATTTTTAAGATGAGAAGCGAAAAATCTCTTACGCCTACATATGAGATTAAAGGTGATATCAAGCTGGGTGACTTAGCTCCGGATGGAGGTCAGCTGAGGCCGGATATCGTATGGTTTGGAGAAGCGGTTCCTATGATTGAAAAGGCTGCTCAAATAACCATGGGGGCTGATATATTCGTAGTAATAGGTACCTCTTTAGTTGTATATCCTGCAGCTGGACTTATAGATTTAGTTCCACCCAGTAAACCCATATTTGTAATAGATAAGCATATTCCTTCCGTGAGGAATAGAGGTAATATCACAGCTATTGAAAAACCTGCAACAGAAGGCATTAAAGGATTGATGGAAATTCTGAAAGGAATGCGTTAA
- the puuB_2 gene encoding Gamma-glutamylputrescine oxidoreductase: MQQISIWEAETFYAPQDIIIIGAGFTGLWTAFHIKQKYPSKKIAIIERGSTPDGASMRNAGFACFGSLTEILSDIATMGVSKTMQLLNWRYEGLQQIRQYFNDTAIDYYNYGGYELLYTDTPLEQLGEINKLLYGITSATETFVLKDDLIEQFGFAHTNHIIENRFEGALHPGKLMTALLEKVISLKVQILFGTELKSLVEKSDHITLHTADKRILTAQQIIICTNAFSKVLLPDAPIVPARGQVLITEPIPDLPFKGVFHFDEGYYYFRNLDNRILLGGARNTSFETEYTLDAITTFPIQQALERFLNNVILPNSNPTITHRWAGIMGMGPEKFPIVEKINDRKFCAIRLGGMGVALAPVVGKLIAEMI, from the coding sequence TTGCAACAAATAAGCATCTGGGAAGCGGAAACATTTTATGCGCCGCAGGATATCATCATCATCGGCGCTGGTTTTACGGGATTGTGGACAGCATTTCACATCAAACAAAAATATCCATCGAAGAAAATAGCCATTATTGAACGCGGTTCCACCCCCGATGGGGCCTCTATGCGCAATGCAGGATTTGCCTGTTTTGGAAGTCTTACGGAGATACTCTCAGATATTGCTACAATGGGCGTATCCAAAACGATGCAGTTGCTGAACTGGCGGTACGAAGGGCTACAACAAATTCGCCAATACTTTAATGATACTGCTATAGATTATTATAATTACGGAGGTTATGAACTTCTTTATACCGATACGCCACTGGAGCAGTTAGGAGAAATCAATAAGCTTCTATACGGCATTACATCCGCTACCGAAACCTTTGTACTTAAAGATGATTTAATCGAACAATTTGGTTTTGCGCATACCAACCATATTATCGAAAATAGGTTTGAAGGCGCATTACATCCTGGCAAACTAATGACCGCCTTGCTTGAGAAAGTCATCTCATTGAAGGTACAGATACTATTTGGAACAGAATTAAAAAGTCTTGTCGAAAAATCCGATCACATCACCTTACATACAGCAGATAAGCGCATACTGACTGCCCAGCAGATCATCATTTGCACTAATGCCTTCTCAAAAGTACTTTTACCGGATGCACCAATTGTACCTGCACGTGGGCAAGTATTGATAACCGAACCCATACCCGATTTACCATTTAAGGGGGTGTTTCACTTTGACGAAGGGTATTATTATTTTAGGAATTTGGATAATCGTATATTATTAGGTGGTGCGCGCAATACTTCTTTCGAAACCGAGTATACGCTCGATGCTATAACCACCTTTCCCATTCAGCAAGCCTTGGAACGTTTTCTGAACAACGTCATTCTCCCTAATAGCAACCCCACCATTACACATCGTTGGGCTGGTATAATGGGAATGGGACCGGAAAAATTTCCGATAGTAGAAAAAATAAACGATCGAAAATTTTGTGCCATCAGGCTGGGAGGCATGGGCGTTGCTCTAGCTCCCGTAGTAGGTAAATTAATAGCAGAAATGATATAA
- the galK gene encoding Galactokinase: MSIDRLKTEFEKKFNQPAKYIFFCPGRVNLIGEHIDYNGGLVMPCAITMGTTLLVAKNNDNVFRFRALDFPEITDVPLQSAYSKTGPEWFNYPLGVIHEFTKVGIELTGLDFLFSGNLPIGSGLSSSASIEVLTAHALNELFGAGMSKVDLALLGKRVENDFMGLNSGIMDQFAVAMGKDAHAVLLNCDTLEYEYLPFDIGDYVLAIINTNKPRKLVESKYNERFNECRTALKKLQEKLNINHLCEVSLDTFHQHKGLINDPVIEKRALHVISEDDRVKKAKQALISGDIKTFGELMYASHDSLQNLYEVSGKELDTIVTFSKNYADCIGARMTGAGFGGCAIALVKKDSFNDFSEKITAYYEEKIGYKPGVFSSVVAEGVRTLEA; encoded by the coding sequence ATGAGTATTGATCGTTTAAAAACCGAATTTGAAAAGAAATTTAATCAACCTGCAAAATATATATTTTTTTGTCCCGGTCGTGTAAATCTGATAGGCGAACATATCGATTATAATGGAGGGTTGGTGATGCCATGTGCCATTACTATGGGGACTACATTACTCGTAGCTAAGAATAATGATAATGTATTTCGCTTCAGAGCACTTGACTTTCCTGAAATAACAGATGTTCCTTTACAAAGTGCTTATAGCAAAACAGGTCCGGAATGGTTCAATTATCCACTGGGCGTGATTCACGAATTCACTAAAGTCGGCATAGAACTTACTGGGCTTGATTTCTTATTTAGCGGTAACTTGCCTATTGGTTCAGGGCTTTCTTCATCTGCATCGATAGAAGTACTCACGGCTCATGCATTGAACGAATTATTCGGTGCCGGAATGAGTAAGGTGGATTTGGCTTTGCTCGGTAAGCGTGTGGAAAATGATTTTATGGGACTGAATAGTGGTATTATGGATCAATTTGCAGTAGCTATGGGTAAAGATGCGCATGCGGTGCTACTAAATTGCGATACATTGGAGTACGAATATTTGCCCTTTGATATCGGCGATTATGTACTAGCCATTATCAATACCAATAAGCCTCGCAAACTGGTAGAATCAAAGTATAATGAACGTTTTAATGAGTGTCGTACGGCTCTAAAAAAACTCCAGGAAAAGCTTAATATAAATCATCTGTGTGAAGTGTCATTGGATACCTTTCATCAGCATAAGGGGTTAATCAACGACCCCGTGATTGAAAAGCGGGCGCTGCATGTAATCTCAGAAGATGATAGAGTAAAAAAAGCCAAGCAGGCTTTGATTTCGGGAGATATTAAAACTTTCGGTGAACTGATGTATGCTTCGCACGACTCTTTACAAAATTTATACGAAGTATCCGGTAAGGAGCTGGATACCATAGTTACGTTCAGTAAAAACTATGCTGATTGTATTGGAGCGCGTATGACTGGAGCCGGCTTTGGTGGTTGTGCCATAGCATTGGTGAAGAAAGATAGTTTTAATGATTTTAGTGAAAAGATTACTGCTTATTACGAAGAAAAAATAGGGTATAAACCGGGTGTATTCTCCTCTGTGGTAGCAGAAGGGGTAAGAACCCTAGAGGCATAA
- the mro_3 gene encoding Aldose 1-epimerase, which translates to MVEITEQQHGKHPNGKDIFVYTLRNSNDTIVKITNYGAIIMAIKIKKSDNTYNDIVLGFDEPSQYWSEEYLKQYPYFGAAIGRYGNRIDKSSITIDGVTYQLNSHNPEFQLHGGVEGFDKKVWERIPTADDTLVLQYISPDGEEGFPGELTTQIIFKLNDSDELSYEYKATTTKPTAVNLTHHSYFNLNNGEGDIHTHRLRINASNYLEQDKNYCTTGKVLPVKGTRNDFTSFNETGKIENAEKGIDISFPLDQVGIEHVAAEAEFNGTKLQVFTTEPLVHLYNACGSPEIKGKNGTLYKPFSGFCFETQKHPNAIRVEGFPNTILRPGEEYYTKTIYRITTT; encoded by the coding sequence ATGGTGGAAATAACTGAACAACAACACGGCAAACACCCCAATGGCAAGGACATATTTGTTTATACACTACGTAACAGTAACGACACAATCGTAAAAATCACAAACTATGGCGCCATTATAATGGCGATAAAAATAAAGAAATCTGATAACACTTACAATGATATTGTATTAGGATTTGACGAACCCTCCCAATATTGGAGTGAGGAATACCTGAAACAATATCCTTATTTCGGGGCTGCAATAGGACGTTATGGCAATAGAATTGACAAATCGTCTATCACAATTGACGGTGTTACCTATCAGCTAAACAGCCATAATCCAGAATTTCAGTTGCACGGTGGAGTTGAGGGTTTTGATAAAAAAGTATGGGAACGCATTCCTACTGCTGATGACACACTTGTATTGCAATACATCAGCCCCGATGGCGAAGAAGGGTTTCCGGGCGAGCTCACCACCCAGATTATCTTTAAACTAAACGATAGCGACGAACTTAGCTACGAATATAAAGCTACCACTACAAAGCCTACAGCAGTAAATCTTACACACCACAGTTATTTTAACCTGAACAATGGCGAAGGCGATATTCATACACATCGTTTGAGAATAAACGCCAGTAACTATCTAGAGCAGGATAAAAACTACTGCACTACCGGAAAGGTATTGCCTGTAAAGGGCACCCGCAACGATTTCACCTCATTCAATGAAACAGGCAAAATTGAAAATGCGGAGAAAGGAATCGATATAAGCTTTCCACTAGATCAGGTAGGTATCGAGCATGTAGCTGCCGAAGCCGAATTTAATGGAACAAAATTGCAAGTATTTACTACAGAGCCATTGGTGCACCTATATAATGCCTGCGGCTCTCCGGAGATAAAAGGCAAAAACGGCACTCTATACAAACCCTTCTCAGGTTTTTGTTTTGAAACACAGAAACACCCCAACGCCATAAGAGTTGAAGGATTCCCCAATACGATTCTAAGACCGGGAGAAGAATACTATACTAAAACCATCTATAGAATCACTACTACTTAA
- a CDS encoding Putative TrmH family tRNA/rRNA methyltransferase, with amino-acid sequence MIAGLEAIKDALHSGKALDRIYLDNQLRGSEQAAIKKLAAQFGVPVNYVPAQKLQSFNVGNHGGCIAQIARVQYQNLQDIISFVVEKGEVPLLLILDGITDIRNIGGIARTAWCCGVHAIIIPDRGVGALNDDAILTSAGALEEIPVCRVNSLMKAVDELHMNGIKVFASEMTASKCIYDCDFTVPAAIVMGSEEKGVYPALLKVCDENISIPMKNNFESLNVSVATGMILYEVMKQRDL; translated from the coding sequence TTGATTGCGGGTTTAGAGGCAATTAAGGATGCATTGCACAGTGGCAAGGCGCTGGACAGAATTTATCTGGATAATCAGCTACGAGGTAGTGAACAGGCTGCCATAAAAAAGCTGGCTGCTCAATTTGGTGTTCCGGTAAACTACGTTCCTGCTCAAAAACTCCAGAGCTTTAATGTAGGAAATCACGGCGGATGCATTGCTCAGATAGCGCGTGTGCAATATCAAAATCTTCAGGACATTATTTCCTTTGTCGTGGAAAAAGGTGAGGTGCCTTTATTGCTGATCTTAGACGGCATTACGGATATACGAAATATCGGCGGTATTGCCCGTACAGCGTGGTGCTGCGGCGTACATGCCATTATTATTCCAGACAGGGGAGTAGGGGCATTGAATGATGATGCCATTCTTACTTCAGCAGGGGCCTTGGAAGAGATACCGGTATGTCGTGTCAACAGCTTGATGAAGGCTGTAGATGAGCTGCATATGAATGGTATTAAGGTGTTTGCCAGCGAAATGACAGCTTCCAAATGTATTTATGATTGTGATTTTACCGTTCCCGCTGCTATAGTAATGGGTAGTGAAGAAAAAGGTGTTTATCCGGCATTATTAAAGGTGTGCGATGAGAATATCAGCATTCCCATGAAGAACAATTTTGAGAGTTTGAATGTTTCTGTTGCGACGGGAATGATTTTATACGAAGTAATGAAGCAAAGAGATCTGTAA
- the nudF gene encoding ADP-ribose pyrophosphatase, whose amino-acid sequence MDKITNPWTILKEKPIYDNPWITLTEYDVINPGGGKGIYGKVHFKNTAIGIIALDEEMHIYLVGQYRFALDAYSWEIPEGGCPKGESYLDAAKRELLEEAGLTARSWREIMQVHLSNSICDEKGIIFLATDLQQGVAAPEETEDIRIKRVPFAEAVAMINDGTITDSISIVAIQKLQLMMLAKEL is encoded by the coding sequence ATGGATAAAATAACGAATCCCTGGACTATTTTAAAAGAAAAACCTATCTATGATAATCCTTGGATTACACTGACGGAATATGACGTGATTAATCCGGGAGGAGGAAAGGGTATTTATGGAAAGGTGCATTTTAAAAACACAGCCATTGGAATTATCGCGCTTGACGAGGAGATGCACATCTATTTAGTAGGGCAATATCGGTTTGCATTAGATGCCTATAGCTGGGAAATTCCTGAGGGCGGCTGCCCTAAGGGTGAGAGTTATTTAGATGCCGCTAAGAGGGAATTGCTGGAAGAAGCCGGGCTCACGGCCCGTTCCTGGCGGGAGATCATGCAGGTGCATTTGTCGAACTCCATTTGTGATGAAAAAGGAATAATTTTCCTTGCGACAGACTTACAGCAGGGCGTGGCGGCACCCGAAGAAACAGAAGATATCCGTATTAAACGAGTACCATTTGCAGAGGCTGTAGCAATGATTAATGACGGTACTATTACAGACTCTATTTCTATTGTAGCGATACAAAAATTACAATTGATGATGCTTGCCAAAGAGCTGTAA